In Capsicum annuum cultivar UCD-10X-F1 chromosome 11, UCD10Xv1.1, whole genome shotgun sequence, one genomic interval encodes:
- the LOC107848653 gene encoding probable serine/threonine-protein kinase ndrA isoform X1, with amino-acid sequence MNLLKELEKKETEYIRQKHHKIYVADFEILTIIGRGAFGEVEHVRAKRNLLAEVASHFIVKLFYSFQDFDYLYLVMEYLPGGYMMMLLMREETLTSQDFTLLKVFCP; translated from the exons ATGAACCTTCTAAAGGAATTGGAGAAAAAAGAGACAGAGTATATCCGACAAAAGCATCACAAGATATATGTTGCTGATTTTGAGATTTTGACAATCATAGGAAGAGGAGCTTTTGGAGAG GTTGAACATGTTAGGGCCAAAAGGAATTTGCTTGCTGAAGTAGCAAGCCACTTTATTGTAAaacttttttattctttccaagATTTTGACTACTTGTATCTAGTAATGGAATATCTTCCTGGTGGTTATATGATGATGTTGCTGATGAGGGAGGAGACATTAACTTCGCAAGATTTTACATTACTCAAAGTGTTTTGTCCATAG
- the LOC107848653 gene encoding serine/threonine-protein kinase 38-like isoform X2, producing MYEMLVGYPPFYFEDPITTYRKTVHWRNHITYLEEARLTSKAKDLICRLLCDAENRLSCQGSEQIKVHPWFKDIKWDKLYDMEATYKLEVNDDVDT from the exons ATGTATGAGATGCTCGTTGGTTATCCCCCTTTCTACTTTGAAGACCCAATAACAACATATAGAAAG ACTGTTCATTGGAGAAATCATATAACGTATCTAGAGGAAGCAAGATTGACTTCCAAAGCCAAAGACCTGATATGTAGGCTGCTTTGTGATGCTGAAAATCGCCTTAGCTGTCAAGGATCAGAGCAAATAAAG GTTCACCCCTGGTTCAAAGACATAAAGTGGGATAAACTTTATGACATGGAGGCAACATATAAGCTAGAAGtaaatgatgatgttgatacttga